The Muribaculum intestinale genome includes the window ATATCCTCGCAGTACCTCATCTAAAGGATACAATCATAACATCTTTATACAAGAGAGACGCATGCCCCGATGTCGGGGCATGCGTCTCTCTTGTATAAAGAAATCAGATATGAAACACGACCGTACGTGCCGTCGATGAAGAGGCTACGCGGAGCACGCGCAAACCACGCCCAATCTGCGAGGCTCTCAGAGCGACATCGCTTTCCATCATCGGCCGGGAGATAAGACGATGGCCGTCGACGGTGTAAACCTCAAGGGTGACACCGGCTCCATATATTTCCGACGACACACTGAGGTAGTCGCCGTCAAGACGCAGAGCGAGCCTGGAATCCTCGGCCGTGACGAGCTGCAGACCGGTAGTGTACCCCTCGATAAGCTCTACAGAGCCTATGCAGTTGAGCTTGCGCTCATTGCCGAATCGGTCGGTTGTCACTCCATATTTATCAGCAAGGAGGCTGTCGTCGCCCATACCCACACCATTCGACCCGGTAGTGGCGAATATGTGGGCACCCTCCTCGTTGCGAGGCAGCAGACCTGCATGGTTGGCCACGCCCTGCGACATGCTGTAGGGCGAGATATTAAACTTTGAGGCATCGTCAATCACAGGCACACCGCGCTCCTGACCGGCAGTATTGTCCTGGCGCAGGGCATAAAATCTGCCCAATACCGAGTGGCTGATATTGATGTTTGCCGACTTGGCTTCGGTGTATTCACCGGCATGGAGGTCGGAGTATTCCTTGTTGCCGCCTGTGGTATTGCCTTCGAGAATTGTGTTGACGATATTGATCTTAAGATTTGATTCCCAAAGGAATATTGTACTGTGGAATGTGTTGCCGTTGGTATGGTTGCCGGTGATGGTACAATTATAGATATTCAACGTCTGTGTGGGTGACACGTTATTGTCGTTCTGTACCCACGCCACTGAGCCGCAGGCATTGTTGGTATTGCCTGATATGGTGCAATTGATGAAATTATACTCGAAATCGCGCTGTCCGCAGTTCTCTGCCACGAGCACTCCCCCATGGTCTTTCGGAGCCTTGTTGTCGAGGATATCCGAGTTTCTGACTGTAAAATGCTGGCCGGCGATATTGGTCCATCCGAGCTGGAACACTCCGCACTGGTTGGACGACTCGTTGCGAGTGAACACACAGCCGTCTATGTCTACATTCGTGCCCCATATCGACATGGCGCCCCCGCGCGAGTTGTTGTTGCTCTCCTTTTCATTCTTGATTGACTTGTTGGCATCGAACACCGATTTATCGACAGTCACCTGCTTGCTTAGATAAGTGTATATGGCTCCACCGAGAAAAGCCATGTTATTCTCGAAACAGCAGCCGTCGATTACTACGTCGCCACAGTTGCGGAGACTGAACACACCGCCATTCTCATTGGCCATACGCGATGTGGAATTGTCGATAAAATAGCAGTTTTCCACATAGAGATTGCCGCCGTTCATGCTCAGCACGCCGCCGGCGCCATTGGTAAAGAAGTTGGTGAATGTGATATTACGTAGGGATATGTCGACACGCTCGGTCTCGGCCAGGCGCGTAGCGCCCGTGCCGTCGATACACGCTCCATTTCCCGCACCCTCTATGGCAAGCGCCGTGTACCCCTCAAGATTGAGTTCGTCGGCAATCTCCACATTACCGCTGACAATCACCTTGGCTCCGTCCCATCTCACCGAGGCCATAGCCTTGGTGAGCGAAGCAAAAGGGGCTGTGACAGAACCGTCATTGCCGTCAGAGCCATTCACGGCATCGACATAAGCCACATCGAGAGTGCCGGGCTCACGCTCTTCGACAGGCACCGGGCGGTTGTCGTCGTCGAGTATTATCAGTTCGTCGACTTTTTTCTCAAGAGTATAATAGAATGCCACACCAAAGTTGTACAGTGGATAAGGCTTTCCGTAAATCACATTTCCGTCGGCATCCCTGGGCTCATAGTCCGGCCGCAGACGTGTCTCGGCCTCATTACGGGAATAAACATATGTACCGTCGGCATTTTTAGCGTCAAGGTCGATGTATGTGAGCATACTTTTATAGGGGTCGCTGTCACGGAGATTTCCGTGCCCCTGCAGATGGTTGAGGCCTTCAGGCTGATTCTTTATGCGCGACTGCGGGTCGGCATAGGTTACAACAACTTTTCCGGTAAGAGGTTGGTCAAATGTCATCACCACATCATCTCCCTCGATAGCGATGCTGCTGATATTCTGTCGGGCCGAGCCGCCATAACCGTTGTGGTATACATTGAAGCCGTAATTGGCGATTTCAGGAAGGAGATCGGTGTCGAACACCATCGGACCTACGGGCACATAGTATTTCACACGGATGGTCTTCCCGCCATTCTCGCGGGTAATCTTCTTGGGCTGGAGAGGTATGACACGCTCGCCGAGCACCCGGCTTTTATAGTAGGCCTTGGCAAGCATCTCGCCGAACCACCGGTAGCCGTTGGCGTCGAGATGTCCGCCCCTGTCGGTATAAGGATATGGAGAGCCGGCCATCACCACATCGTCATTTTCATTTGCGGCCTCAAGCTGCGCCATGCCGATTGCCACCTTGTCGCGCACATACTGCGCCCCGACCTGATATGTAATCCATACGGGAGCCTGCTCCTGACCGTAGGCAGCCTTTATGTCCTGCTGCATATTCTCCTTCAGTTTCAACATCAGGGCCTTGTAGGTCTTCTTGTCAGTACAGTTGTCCTCGCCTGCATTGAGGCCGCAGTGTCCGTTCTTTACGTCGTAGTTAAACTCGCCCTGCATCCAGAATACAGCCGGACACGTAATAGCGTCGTACCCGGCCTTCCCGGCCTCCTCCACGGCATGAGACAGCGACTCCCGGAAATGCCGGTAATTGTCGCGCTGTGTGCACTCCTTCGACAGTTCCTCGACAGCGGCACCGCTCACACCGACCGATGTGGCCAGTATGTCCTGCCCTTTGAGGAATGAAAGCTGCATATGGTTGACCGCTCCAAGCAGAGGACACTCGGCTATGGCGCCCCCGTTGCGGCTGTTGTTGTCAAACTCTTTGAAAGCATGGCTCATGGTGCCGACCAGCGGATTTATCGCCCATGAGTGGTTGCCGTCATACCCGTGACTGTATCCTGTACCGCCGTTAATCCATATCTCCGCACCCATCATGTAGTTGCCGGGGACGTTTTCGGTAGATACAACGGGCCATGACTGATGACCCGTAGAGAGACTTTGTCCGTTGATGATAAACTGCTGTATGTCCTTGGCCGAAGATACCGAAGGCACCGACAGCACGGCACCCGCAAGGATGCCATAGAAAAATCGTTTCATAACCTTGTCGTGCTATGGTTGTTAGATTAGTAGATTCGCCACAAATTTACATGCACGCGATTAATTTCCACTTAATCCTCACATACACGACAATTAAATTCGCCCGGCCAAGGCAAAAAAGTTAACGGCCACTCCTCACACTGCTCTTTATCGTGCGGAATGTCATTGTCACGGCGTCGAACATCAGCAGACGGCAATCGAGCAAATCGCCGGCATGCGACAGGTATTTTATCACCTCGGTGGCCTGAAGCGTGCCTATCACACCGACCACGGTATTCATCACTCCATTGACCGAGCATGGCTGCTCCTGCGACGGAGGACGGCATCCGAACCATGCGCGATAGTCGGCGCCTCCGGGAAGATAGGTGAATATCTGTCCGGCCATACGCTGCACGGCTCCATATACCATCGGCGTGCCAAGGGCCACACACGTGTCATTGACCAGAAGGCGCGTATCGAAATTGTCGGTACAGTCGACCACTATATCATAACCCTCCACGAGCGACGATGAATTGCGCGAGGTAAGCATCTCGCCTACCGTCACCACATTGACATGAGGATTTATAGCTTTCATCTTCACGGCGGCGCTTTCCACCTTAGGGCGTCCGATGTCGGATGTATGATGAATAATCTGGCGCTGAAGGTTGCTTAGCGACACAGTGTCGGCATCGACTATGCCGATAGTCCCGACTCCTGCCGCCGCAAGATATAGACACACAGGAGAGCCAAGGCCTCCGGCTCCGACTACGAGTACACGCCCGCGCTCGATGGCACGCTGTCCGGGGAGGTCAATCTCACACAAAGCGCGGTGGCCGCTGTAGCGCACCGCTATATCTTCATCAATATCCTTATCCATTTTCAGTGACTTTACTTATACTCATGCGCCTGTCGCGCACTCCTGCCGCAAGCCGGTCATAAGCCATTTTCCAGACGATGGGAACCGCGACGCCTACCACCGTATATGCCACCCAGAATAAATCGGATGAAGCATAGTCGTGGATTACCATATGGCACCCTATCTGCCCGAAATCTAGACCGTACCACCATATCTTCACAAGACTCACGAGCTTGAACGCCGATATATGGAACACAAACACACACATTGTCATCTCGCCGACGGTGACAAGCGTGCGACGCAGCACATTGTCGCGCCGGTCGACATGCTGTGCAATCCGGCGCAGGAGCATGAATCCGAGTATTCCCGTCACCGGCAGAGTTGCTACGGTAAGCAGCGCAGGTGTCAGCGTCATCCCGGTCCATTCCAGCCATGCCCCGGCTATCAGAAAAGCGAATATCGCGACGGCATGCCACCACGACAGGCGCGGCATACGCGGTTCCAAAGCCCGGAATATCACCCCGAAGCTGAAGAAGAATATGCCCCATGTCTCGCGTATGCCACCCTGCACAACGGTGACGATACGCATGCCGCATCCTATCTTGAAAAGGGCGAATGCAAGAGCGGCGGCACATATTATTAACGAGGCACGTACCACACCAATTCCGGGAAACATGTGGCGCAGAAGCAGCCGCAGCAACAGATACCCGACAGAAGTAATCAGCAGCGCTCTGAAAAACCAGAACGCTCCTGCCATGAACTCGTCGTAGCCGGCCATTGAAAATATGATATGCACAAGCCTCTGAAAGAATGAATGCAGCGTGTAGGGATGTGTGACTCCACCCTTCCAGTTGCCGTACGTCTCATTAAGTATGCCGAAATAAAACAATATGTTGTGGAGCACCAGAAACAGGAGCGCCCACTTCACAAACGGGAAATAAAGCCCTCTGACACGCTTCATGCAGAATCGCCAGGGGTCGTCGAGACTCGACTGCGAAAAGAAATATCCGGCAGCGATGAAAAACACCGGCATATGGAAAAGATATATAAACCGCACAAGCATGTCGCCACCTTCGGCATGGCCTGCAACCATAAGGATGATAGCCATACCCTTCACAATCGACATAACTGTGTTACGTGGACGGGACTTATTAGCTGTTGCAACCGAGTTTTCCATATTACGGCCAAATTTAGCTATTTTTTTTGTAATTTTGCAACCTCCACACCATACATAATCTCATACGAATTATGCTGAAATTTATCGGCTGCATGATGCAGCTTATCATATCCCCGGGCAAAGGTTGGGCAGATATCGACGAAGTCGGCGAGTCACCGCAGCAACTCGCCACATCCGGTTTCTATCCGTTGCTCGGCATTACCGCTTGCTCGGCATTCCTGCCCCGCATCTACGACAAGAATCTCACGCTCCCGGTGCTG containing:
- a CDS encoding HesA/MoeB/ThiF family protein: MDKDIDEDIAVRYSGHRALCEIDLPGQRAIERGRVLVVGAGGLGSPVCLYLAAAGVGTIGIVDADTVSLSNLQRQIIHHTSDIGRPKVESAAVKMKAINPHVNVVTVGEMLTSRNSSSLVEGYDIVVDCTDNFDTRLLVNDTCVALGTPMVYGAVQRMAGQIFTYLPGGADYRAWFGCRPPSQEQPCSVNGVMNTVVGVIGTLQATEVIKYLSHAGDLLDCRLLMFDAVTMTFRTIKSSVRSGR
- a CDS encoding acyltransferase family protein, yielding MSIVKGMAIILMVAGHAEGGDMLVRFIYLFHMPVFFIAAGYFFSQSSLDDPWRFCMKRVRGLYFPFVKWALLFLVLHNILFYFGILNETYGNWKGGVTHPYTLHSFFQRLVHIIFSMAGYDEFMAGAFWFFRALLITSVGYLLLRLLLRHMFPGIGVVRASLIICAAALAFALFKIGCGMRIVTVVQGGIRETWGIFFFSFGVIFRALEPRMPRLSWWHAVAIFAFLIAGAWLEWTGMTLTPALLTVATLPVTGILGFMLLRRIAQHVDRRDNVLRRTLVTVGEMTMCVFVFHISAFKLVSLVKIWWYGLDFGQIGCHMVIHDYASSDLFWVAYTVVGVAVPIVWKMAYDRLAAGVRDRRMSISKVTENG